The sequence below is a genomic window from Rattus rattus isolate New Zealand chromosome 3, Rrattus_CSIRO_v1, whole genome shotgun sequence.
TCCCGGTTCACATCTATAATCTCTGCATTTGTGAATTGCAGATAagaggttcaggagttcaaggccagcctgggccacatgaaaCTCACCAAGCAAACAACGGcagcaaagaaaagcaagagaacaGTTACGGGTGTTATGTGAGGGGTGGGGTTAACAGGTGCATATTTGGGctagtctgttttctgtttcatttgatAACTTCAAGCATAAAACGCTCCCTAGTCTGGGTGATCTGTTGGGATGCACAGAAGGCACTTAATGATTCACAAACAATGCTATTgttgttggtttattttaaagCAGGATTTCTTGTGAGCCTaaatggcctcaaacttgccataTAGTCAAAGATGACTATACCCTTGTGatcttctacctcccaaatgctagaccTATAGGCATGGgtcaccatctttttttttttttctttctttttatgccATGCCGGGGATTGAATTTGGGGCTGGGTACATGCTAGGCAGTCGctctgtcaactgagctacaaccccagccccATGAACAGTTTTAAAGGTGCCAGAAAATCCAGAATTGGAGCCAAGTACACAAATAGGTCAGACAGAGGGCCAAAAGGAAGTTGGGCTGGCTGAATCAGGAGAAAAGAAGGCTGAGGAATTATTGTATTCGTATTTCTGCAAAGAGGATTTTCCAGCAGATGAAACAAGAGAAACCAATATTTCAGCAGGACGTCCGGAGGTTATAGGACACTGGAGCAAGCTGAGATCCCACTCTTAGAGGAGAAACTTTACTTATTCCAAGGGTATAGTACCCTCTTAGCCGTTTGATTCGTGCCTTATTGTTTGGGTCATGACCTTTAGTGGCTCCTCCTGTTACTATGACATTGTAGGATTACGGGCCTTGGGaaatcctggcttccttctgggtGTTTACGGTTGGTTGACACAcatgagagatggagaaaggggaaatggaGCAGTGGGTTCTGCCTCGGGATGACTCAGTAGAGACGCCCATAGTGGTGACTTGGCGTTACAGGTTGAGAAGGTGCTCAGGGAGCCAGCTCTCAGAACAGAGTACTTGGTTGCTCTGCCCTTCTGCCCTGCCTAGCATGCAGTTTGTGCGTGACCCCAGCAAGAGGTCCCTGCTTGAGCCCTGCTTTGTTTGTCTTGTGATGACACCATGCCTGCTCAGCCAATAAGCTCAGTCACTCCACAGGAGCACTAAGAAAGAGAAGGCAGTCCTCTGGAATAGGGCTGAGAGAACTGGCAGTCTCAAGGGCGTTTACACTGCCTCCCATGGGAGGACTTGGTTTTAATTTAAACAGAGAGAATTGCACTGAGATGTTTGGCTCCCGTGGCACGGAAAGCACATGGAGTAGAGCCCTCGGCTTCATCTCGCCTTCACTGCTGAGCAGTTGCATGGCTTGACCGTTAGAGTCTCAATTTGCTCCTTTCCCagaagtatttttgttgttgttttgtacaCCCAGGGTTAGCCCAGATACAATCAGGTCCTACAGCTTTCTGGGTTCTTCAGAGAAGTCCACTCAggtgtctcttctctctttctggggCAAGGTAATGACCCAGGAGGACTCTGACCTTTGACCTGTTCCTGACTTTTATACTCCTTTCCctagagagtggggaggaggaggtgatgtCCTGTGGTACGAAATCCCTCTCCACACCTGTCCCAATACTTTCTTCTAACGTAGATTGGAGGAAATATAAATTATTGTTGGGGGTGCAGAGGTGGTCAGAGCAGCCAGCATGGGGACAGAAGtgaggtcagcaggcagcagatgTTAGTAAGGTGACCCACATTGAGCATCTACAGGCAGAGGTGGGTGCTTCTTCAGAGGAGCCAGGAGTCATCCAGCCTCTAAGAACTCCTCCCTGGCACTCAGTAACATCCTGTTATCCATGTAGGCCTTGAATCCTGTTATCCATGTAGGCCTTGAATCCTGTTATCCATGTAGGCCTTGAATCGTGCCGGGCAGATGTATTGTCCACAGCATTTAGCACTCCCAGGTCGGTCAGACAGAGAATGGTCCCTCTTCAGGATTGAGATGCCAAGACCTAGGTAGAGACAGAGTTCAGAATGGTTAGTCCTACACACTGAGTCAGGGCTGAGGTGTGGGGATGTCAGCATTGCTGTGTGGTGAGGAAGGATTTCAAAAGGTTTGTCAAAGACAGAAGTGCAGAGACGATGCTCTGGGTTGTGGACTGCAGAGCCAGGCTGTTGGAAGGCTAGGCTTTGCTGAGGTGAGTGTCCCAAGAGATACAGCCTGAGAGGTGGACTTTGAAGCCTaggcaggaggggaaagaaatgaaGTTCCGACCTTCCTCACATCTCCCGCCTGCCCAAATCCCAGGTCTCCGGGCACCATGGAGGGCAAGCGGAACATCCAGATCATCGAGTGGGAGCACCTAGACAAGAAGAAGTTCTACGTGTTCGGTGTGGCTATGACAATGATGATCAGGGTCAGCGTGTACCCGTTCACCCTCATCCGCACCCGCCTGCAGGTCCAGAAGGGCAAGAGCCTCTACCATGGGACCTTTGATGCCTTTGTCAAGATCCTTCGAGCAGATGGAGTGACTGGCCTCTACCGGGGATTCCTGGTGAACACCTTCACACTCATCTCTGGCCAGTGCTATGTTACCACTTACGAGCTTACCCGGAAATTTGTAGCTGACTACAGCCAGAGTAACACAGTCAAATCACTGGTAGCCGGTGGCTCGGCCTCCCTCGTGGCCCAGAGCATCACGGTGCCCATTGATGTTGTCTCCCAGCATCTGATGATGCAGCGCAAGGGTGAGAAAATGGGTCGCTTCCAAGTGCGTGGGAACCTAGAGGGACAAGGGCTGATTGCCTTTGGCCAAACTAAGGACATCATCAGGCAGATCCTGCGGGCTGATGGGCTTCGAGGCTTCTACCGGGGCTATGTGGCCTCACTGCTAACGTATATCCCAAACAGCGCGGTTTGGTGGCCCTTTTACCACTTCTATGCAGGTAAGcaggggctgggaaggagagCACTTACTGATGGGCAGGGATAATGTTGCTCCTGGCTGATTTTAGAGTGGAGATGAGTACAGAGAGGGGATCAAATCAGCCCCACTGAGTGTTGGTAAATGTCCCTACTGAGCCCAGCTGAACCCTAGTTTTGCTAGCCCCTTCTACATAGCACAGTATTTCATCTAGACTTTGTGATAAAACTAAACCCCAGTACTGTCACCCTGACCCTTAGGGAGAACACTCTGGCAATCGGTTTTTGTTCTTGTGgttttgtgaggcagggtctctctgtttaacctagactggctttgaactccctgtAGTCCAATGTAACCTAGAACTAACAACAGTGCTTCTACTCCATAAGCACTGGGATTACCTCAGCAAACACTTAggaaggctggggatgtggcttagtTGAGGAGAGCTTGGCTAGCATACACAAGGCTGAAGGGTTAGTCCCCGGCACTGCAGAAAAGCCACCCTAACTAAGACTAAAGCGAGTGCCCAGGAAGGCATTTTCTCTGGagtccctctgccctctgtcctcccttGATCTCGTGAATACTTGAAAGAGTTTTGTTTCCCCTTATGCCCACTTTCTGTAGCATTGCTAGCCAAACCTGTCCAGAGGTCTTGGCCTACGATCTAACTGTGGGCCTCTGTGCACCACCAGAAGGCCCGAcccatcatttaaaaattaaataattggttttgtttttaaaatagggGTTTTATCCtacagccctggctagcctgaaactccatatgtatgtagctcaggctgaccttaaactctgaGCAGTgttcttgcttcagcctctcaagtactagGATACAAGTGTGCATGCCCTGCTtaattattttgaggcagggtcctgcCTATGTCTCCTCGGCTGCTGAAGTCACAGTCTCACA
It includes:
- the Slc25a44 gene encoding solute carrier family 25 member 44 isoform X1 produces the protein MARGMPEDPELAVQEPDRRSPGTMEGKRNIQIIEWEHLDKKKFYVFGVAMTMMIRVSVYPFTLIRTRLQVQKGKSLYHGTFDAFVKILRADGVTGLYRGFLVNTFTLISGQCYVTTYELTRKFVADYSQSNTVKSLVAGGSASLVAQSITVPIDVVSQHLMMQRKGEKMGRFQVRGNLEGQGLIAFGQTKDIIRQILRADGLRGFYRGYVASLLTYIPNSAVWWPFYHFYAEQLSRLCPQECPHIVFQAISGPLAAATASVLTNPMDVIRTRVQVEGKSSIILTFRQLMAEEGPWGLMKGLSARIISATPSTIVIVVGYESLKKLSLRPELVDSRHW
- the Slc25a44 gene encoding solute carrier family 25 member 44 isoform X3 is translated as MARGMPEDPELAVQEPDRRSPGTMEGKRNIQIIEWEHLDKKKFYVFGVAMTMMIRVSVYPFTLIRTRLQVQKGKSLYHGTFDAFVKILRADGVTGLYRGFLVNTFTLISGQCYVTTYELTRKFVADYSQSNTVKSLVAGGSASLVAQSITVPIDVVSQHLMMQRKGEKMGRFQVRGNLEGQGLIAFGQTKDIIRQILRADGLRGFYRGYVASLLTYIPNSAVWWPFYHFYAAVAPVPSGVPSHCLSSHLWAPGCSHCLRPHQSHGCHQNPCAG
- the Slc25a44 gene encoding solute carrier family 25 member 44 isoform X2 → MARGMPEDPELAVQEPDRRSPGTMEGKRNIQIIEWEHLDKKKFYVFGVAMTMMIRVSVYPFTLIRTRLQVQKGKSLYHGTFDAFVKILRADGVTGLYRGFLVNTFTLISGQCYVTTYELTRKFVADYSQSNTVKSLVAGGSASLVAQSITVPIDVVSQHLMMQRKGEKMGRFQVRGNLEGQGLIAFGQTKDIIRQILRADGLRGFYRGYVASLLTYIPNSAVWWPFYHFYAG